The DNA segment GGTTACCGTTGGCCTGAAGGAGGCGCTGCAGCCGTCCTTGGAGGCCTGGGGGTCCAGGTCGCCGCTTTCCCAGAGTGAGGATGCCCGCGGCGTGGTTGCCAGCTCCGTGCAACAGTTCGTAGAGACGGCAGGAACACGTCTTCTGGCGACAGCAGTCGGGCAGAGGCTGCGCGTCCACCCCAAGCGACAGCAGCGCCGGcggcagcagtagcagcagcagcagcgtcaCGGCGGCCCAGGGAACCTAAAGGGACAGAGACAAGGTGCAAATGGATTTCACTCCACAGAGCCAGTTGGCTCTGAATTTCTCTTTGCCCGAGATCCTGCTTGGCTGTCACTTAGTTTCCTGCGGCTGGCTCCTTTGTCAACTCATATACTCTAGGAAAACCTCATAGGCTTCTCTGGGGTAGAAGTTTGTCCTGTGAAAACATATTTAAAGGCTTGCCCTTTCACCTGCAGGCAGGTGCGCCTGAGTCTGTCTGTGCCAGACTTACAAGCTCGACAG comes from the Rattus norvegicus strain BN/NHsdMcwi chromosome 10, GRCr8, whole genome shotgun sequence genome and includes:
- the Hcrt gene encoding hypocretin neuropeptide precursor precursor, with translation MNLPSTKVPWAAVTLLLLLLLPPALLSLGVDAQPLPDCCRQKTCSCRLYELLHGAGNHAAGILTLGKRRPGPPGLQGRLQRLLQANGNHAAGILTMGRRAGAELEPYPCPGRRCPTATATALAPRGGSRV